Proteins encoded within one genomic window of Panicum virgatum strain AP13 chromosome 1N, P.virgatum_v5, whole genome shotgun sequence:
- the LOC120653690 gene encoding uncharacterized protein LOC120653690 produces the protein MPVVIEDKWSQLPPELLHLICRKLPDTGNFIQFRAVCTSWQDGAPLSDPPPQLPWILEHRGSKLQARRHLCFYSHSSGKMYCVLVGARSSWLLGSGAFQGHVIAIADLAKTMLYNPFTSEVQALRPAPYKPWLDGVFHVVGDGDAGCMVVNTCTVTRHFAYCRPGVDAGWNIFDERKDMCHNTYCGGRFFVNTGDKRTLIIDADTRDVMTIVPAPSMENFATALGDYLVASHGKILRALQYPHDGNQVASASDYYFNVYQLDMLDDNKARWRKVETIGNAVLFFDNHGHGFSLEPNDSAGLRRDCIYFVHKKRMWVRFCNYRSLCRYSIHDGRVDKTMSLANKLGETWVIPSLCYADE, from the coding sequence ATGCCTGTGGTGATAGAGGACAAGTGGTCGCAGCTCCCGCCGGAGCTCTTGCACCTCATTTGCCGCAAGCTGCCTGACACGGGCAACTTCATACAATTTCGTGCAGTGTGCACGTCATGGCAAGATGGTGCCCCTCTATCCGATCCACCTCCACAGCTCCCTTGGATTCTCGAGCATCGTGGGTCCAAACTCCAAGCTAGACGACATCTCTGCTTCTACAGCCATAGCTCTGGTAAGATGTATTGCGTTCTTGTGGGTGCTCGCTCTTCATGGCTCCTCGGGAGTGGTGCGTTCCAAGGTCATGTCATCGCCATTGCCGACCTAGCCAAGACCATGTTGTACAACCCATTCACGAGCGAGGTCCAAGCCTTGCGGCCTGCGCCATACAAGCCATGGCTTGATGGTGTGTTCCATGTAGTGGGTGATGGTGACGCGGGATGCATGGTGGTGAACACCTGCACCGTAACTCGACACTTCGCGTACTGCCGCCCAGGGGTGGATGCAGGATGGAACATCTTCGATGAACGCAAGGACATGTGCCATAATACATATTGTGGTGGGAGGTTCTTTGTTAATACAGGCGACAAAAGAACGCTCATCATTGATGCTGACACACGTGATGTCATGACCATAGTACCGGCACCATCCATGGAGAATTTTGCCACTGCCCTCGGTGACTACCTGGTGGCATCGCACGGGAAGATTCTGAGGGCCCTTCAATATCCACATGATGGAAACCAAGTTGCATCTGCGTCGGACTACTACTTCAATGTGTACCAGCTGGACATGCTCGACGACAACAAGGCTAGATGGAGAAAGGTAGAGACCATCGGGAATGCAGTGCTCTTCTTTGATAACCATGGCCATGGATTTTCACTAGAACCCAATGACTCGGCGGGGCTGAGGCGAGACTGCATCTACTTTGTGCACAAGAAGCGGATGTGGGTGCGATTTTGTAATTACCGCTCCTTATGTCGTTATAGTATTCATGACGGAAGGGTTGACAAGACTATGTCATTAGCTAACAAGCTTGGGGAAACCTGGGTTATCCCTAGCTTGTGTTATGCCGATGAATAG
- the LOC120656769 gene encoding uncharacterized protein LOC120656769: MAATGWSDLPSELLTDIAGGITELADIARFRSVCSSWRSAAGDAAAAPPPQPPWLLLPSSPSRLFFCPREDRIYPDLRLPRPAADAHHRRRRRLYASPHGWILAVDPTDLAASLVHPFTGATRPLPPLPAFFAETDDLAWDWSPHGVMASCGEGLLFCAAASWAPIPALADCNASSINYAAGEFFVFEEDVCRTTVVDAVTLDVAAVIPAPAVELPSETRLVVAGEELFLLVKSKWMYLFGDDVDFSKAFHVNHRSADPAWQELDGIGDRALFVDSLHGFAVPTAGFGNLESNTIYSVTSKEVNNRRQTTVNYSVSAFSLESRTSKKLACRLNGREMAMRGEMPSWIIPSLVEG, from the coding sequence atggccgccacggGCTGGTCGGATCTCCCGTCGGAGCTCCTCACCGACATCGCCGGCGGGATCACCGAGCTCGCCGACATCGCGCGCTTCCGCTCCGTCTGCTCGTCATGGCGCTCGGCGGCGGgggacgccgcggccgcgcccccgccgcagccgccgtggCTCCTCCTCCCGTCCTCCCCGTCCCGGCTCTTCTTCTGCCCCAGGGAGGACCGAATCTACCCGGACCTCCGCCTGCCTCGCCCCGCCGCGGAtgcgcaccaccgccgccgccgccgcctctacgCGTCCCCTCACGGCTGGATCCTCGCCGTCGACCCCACCGACCTCGCGGCCTCCCTCGTCCACCCCTTCACCGGCGCCACccgcccgctcccgccgctCCCGGCCTTCTTCGCGGAGACCGACGACCTGGCCTGGGACTGGTCCCCGCACGGCGTCATGGCGTCCTGCGGCGAGGGCCTcctcttctgcgccgccgcctcctgggCCCCGATCCCCGCCCTGGCCGACTGCAACGCCAGCAGCatcaactacgccgccggcgagttctTCGTCTTCGAGGAGGACGTCTGCCGCACCACCGTCGTCGACGCGGTCACCCTCGACGTTGCTGCCGTCATCCCGGCCcccgccgtcgagctcccctCCGAGACGCGTCTCGTGGTTGCCGGCGAAGAGCTCTTCCTCCTCGTCAAGTCCAAGTGGATGTACCTCTTCGGCGACGACGTCGACTTCTCCAAGGCCTTCCATGTCAACCACCGCAGCGCCGATCCGGCCTggcaggagctcgacggcaTCGGCGACCGCGCGCTGTTCGTAGATTCCCTCCACGGGTTCGCCGTGCCGACGGCGGGATTTGGCAATCTCGAGAGCAACACCATCTACTCGGTGACCAGCAAGGAGGTGAACAACAGGCGTCAAACCACGGTGAACTACAGCGTCTCGGCGTTCAGCCTGGAGAGCCGGACCTCCAAGAAACTTGCGTGCCGGCTTAACGGCCGGGAGATGGCCATGCGTGGCGAGATGCCATCGTGGATCATACCAAGCTTGGTTGAAGGCTGA